In Mongoliitalea daihaiensis, one DNA window encodes the following:
- a CDS encoding DUF4834 domain-containing protein, whose translation MGFILKFILIAVALSWIFSKLLKFFVRTKIRQFATHADELRREEERRKRPEQGGVKVDHIPPTYQEKRNRDLKGGDYIDYEEVKD comes from the coding sequence ATGGGTTTTATCTTAAAATTTATTCTTATTGCTGTTGCCTTGTCTTGGATATTTTCCAAGTTGTTAAAATTCTTTGTCCGAACAAAAATCCGTCAATTTGCTACGCATGCCGATGAGTTGAGAAGAGAGGAGGAGCGTAGAAAAAGGCCTGAACAAGGGGGGGTGAAAGTAGATCATATCCCACCAACTTATCAGGAAAAGAGAAACAGAGATTTGAAAGGTGGAGATTACATAGATTATGAAGAAGTAAAAGACTAA
- a CDS encoding aspartate-semialdehyde dehydrogenase, whose product MKLAVVGATGLVGSEILEVLDEHNFPFDELLLVASERSAGKQMTYKGKEYTILGLKQAVSEKPDIAIFSAGGSTSLEWAPQFAAVGTIVIDNSSAWRMDPTKKLVVPEINAKDLRIDDRIIANPNCSTIQMVVALNLLKERYGLKRIVVSTYQSVTGTGKAAVDQMMAERAGETAEMVYPHKIDLNVLPHIDVFQPNGYTKEEMKMINETKKIFDDESIQVTATTVRIPTMGGHSESVNVEFHQDFDLEEVKEILRKTPGVILQDDPANNIYPMPLTAHKKDEVFVGRLRRDESQPNTLNMWIVADNLRKGAATNAVQIAKYLVEHSMA is encoded by the coding sequence ATGAAACTAGCCGTTGTAGGAGCTACCGGATTGGTAGGCTCAGAAATCCTCGAAGTGCTGGATGAGCACAATTTCCCATTTGACGAATTACTCTTAGTGGCCTCTGAGCGATCAGCAGGTAAACAGATGACATACAAGGGTAAGGAATACACCATCTTGGGGCTCAAACAGGCTGTTTCTGAGAAGCCTGATATTGCTATTTTCTCCGCTGGAGGCTCTACTTCGTTGGAGTGGGCACCACAATTTGCTGCTGTCGGAACGATTGTTATCGACAATTCCTCGGCATGGAGAATGGACCCTACCAAAAAATTGGTTGTTCCAGAGATCAACGCAAAAGATCTAAGAATTGACGACCGAATCATCGCCAACCCCAACTGCTCTACCATCCAAATGGTGGTAGCCTTAAATCTCTTGAAAGAGCGCTATGGCCTCAAGAGAATCGTAGTATCTACCTATCAGTCCGTTACAGGCACAGGTAAGGCTGCAGTAGACCAAATGATGGCAGAACGTGCCGGTGAAACAGCTGAAATGGTCTATCCTCACAAAATTGACTTAAATGTATTGCCTCATATTGATGTCTTCCAACCTAATGGATACACGAAAGAGGAAATGAAGATGATCAACGAAACGAAAAAAATATTTGATGATGAAAGTATTCAAGTAACTGCCACTACTGTACGAATCCCTACCATGGGAGGCCATTCGGAGTCAGTGAACGTGGAATTTCATCAAGACTTTGACTTGGAAGAAGTAAAAGAAATCCTTAGAAAAACCCCCGGGGTTATCTTACAAGATGATCCTGCAAATAATATCTATCCAATGCCATTGACGGCACATAAAAAAGATGAAGTATTTGTGGGTCGATTAAGAAGAGATGAATCCCAACCTAACACCCTCAACATGTGGATTGTGGCTGATAACCTGAGGAAAGGTGCCGCCACCAATGCCGTACAGATCGCAAAATACTTGGTAGAACATAGCATGGCTTAA
- the scpB gene encoding SMC-Scp complex subunit ScpB, with the protein MDFLHKHIEALIFCSPSPLGKEEIHRCLTEMFESEVPLEHITEAIARLKEKYLSDDFSFALEFIGGGFQFLTKPAYQTSISILLKQQSQKRLSTAQLETLSIIAYKQPVTKTEVEQIRGVNCDYSIQKLLEKELITIKGKADSIGKPILYGTSDKFMEYFGINHLQDLPQPKDFTQEENQIGEEKD; encoded by the coding sequence TTGGACTTTTTGCACAAACATATTGAAGCATTAATTTTTTGTTCTCCATCTCCTTTAGGCAAGGAGGAAATCCATCGTTGCCTAACGGAGATGTTTGAATCTGAAGTGCCTTTGGAGCATATCACGGAAGCTATTGCGCGATTGAAAGAAAAGTATCTTTCAGATGATTTCTCATTTGCTCTAGAATTTATCGGAGGAGGTTTTCAATTTTTGACCAAGCCTGCCTATCAGACGAGTATCAGTATTTTATTAAAACAACAATCTCAAAAACGGCTGTCCACAGCTCAACTAGAGACTTTATCGATTATTGCTTACAAACAGCCAGTTACCAAAACAGAGGTAGAGCAGATTCGAGGAGTTAACTGTGATTATTCGATTCAAAAGCTTTTAGAAAAAGAGTTGATAACTATCAAAGGAAAGGCAGATAGCATAGGCAAACCCATCTTATACGGAACGAGTGATAAGTTTATGGAATACTTTGGAATCAATCATTTACAGGATTTGCCTCAGCCAAAAGATTTTACGCAGGAGGAAAATCAAATAGGCGAAGAAAAGGATTAA
- a CDS encoding DUF4394 domain-containing protein — MKHVNILVNKAWLVLVGLLLLSSCNDEQSQAPILDISEMGQAPDVSFVGLTNDNRIATFNARSLNNPTDVMMISNLPDGEQIISIDFRPATGQLYALGASSRLYHINELNGRATTLGSGPFEPRLNGANASIDFNPTVDRIRLVTESGQNLRLHPELGTVVATDGQISGDNNPRIGAIGYTNSVAGATSTLLFDIDFQNDRLFVQDPPNDGGLREIGPLGIDFQGVGNFDISPSNEFSLAVTLVDNESKLYTINLENGNATWVGTFNLPIIGLSFKTDPVVFATLTNNSLARINPSTGAMSTVAIGNLNTGETVTGIDFRPRNGALYGVTNQNRLITINTANGQVAQVGSVLSPMIDGAAVGFDFNPLVDRIRLVTNTGQNLRLHPDLGTVVATDGMLNPNDPNVTGAAYTNNFDGTTSTLLYVIDSESNMLMVQDPPNDGVLVARGPLGIMIGDSNGFDIGGLTDSAYGIFTVGNTTGLYSINLSTGQATLVRQISSAVTGMAVGLGF, encoded by the coding sequence ATGAAGCATGTCAACATCTTAGTCAACAAGGCATGGTTAGTGCTTGTTGGCTTACTCCTCCTTTCTAGCTGTAATGATGAACAGTCACAGGCTCCGATTTTAGACATATCTGAAATGGGCCAAGCTCCTGATGTATCATTTGTTGGACTAACCAATGACAACAGGATTGCTACGTTTAATGCAAGATCTCTTAATAATCCTACGGATGTTATGATGATTAGTAATCTTCCTGACGGAGAGCAGATCATTAGTATAGATTTTAGACCAGCTACTGGGCAATTGTATGCATTGGGTGCAAGCAGCAGACTTTATCATATCAATGAGCTAAATGGAAGAGCTACCACATTAGGCAGTGGACCATTTGAGCCACGCTTGAATGGAGCAAATGCATCTATTGACTTTAATCCAACTGTAGATAGAATCCGCTTAGTGACCGAATCTGGGCAAAATTTGCGTTTGCATCCAGAGTTGGGGACGGTAGTTGCTACAGATGGGCAAATTTCTGGAGATAATAATCCAAGAATTGGAGCAATTGGGTACACGAATTCGGTGGCTGGAGCTACATCTACGTTGCTCTTTGATATTGATTTTCAAAATGACAGACTTTTTGTACAAGATCCGCCTAACGATGGTGGTTTAAGAGAGATTGGGCCTCTGGGAATCGATTTTCAGGGTGTAGGGAATTTTGATATCAGTCCTTCCAATGAATTTTCCTTAGCTGTGACATTAGTCGACAATGAGTCTAAGTTGTACACGATCAATCTTGAGAATGGTAATGCAACATGGGTTGGGACATTTAACCTTCCGATAATTGGCCTATCATTTAAAACTGATCCAGTGGTATTTGCAACTCTTACTAATAATTCCTTAGCCAGAATCAATCCTTCTACTGGAGCCATGTCAACCGTTGCAATTGGGAATTTGAATACTGGAGAGACCGTGACAGGTATTGATTTTAGACCAAGAAATGGTGCCTTGTATGGTGTAACCAATCAGAATCGATTAATTACCATCAATACTGCAAATGGACAGGTCGCTCAAGTAGGATCTGTTCTCTCACCGATGATTGATGGTGCTGCTGTTGGATTTGACTTTAATCCATTGGTTGATCGTATCCGATTAGTAACCAATACAGGTCAAAATTTGCGTTTGCATCCGGATTTGGGAACGGTTGTAGCTACCGATGGTATGCTTAATCCCAATGATCCGAATGTAACAGGAGCAGCTTATACAAATAATTTTGATGGAACTACTAGTACATTGTTGTATGTAATTGACTCTGAAAGCAACATGCTGATGGTACAAGATCCACCAAATGATGGTGTTTTGGTGGCAAGAGGTCCGCTTGGGATTATGATCGGTGATTCTAATGGGTTTGATATAGGCGGACTAACAGATAGTGCTTATGGTATTTTTACCGTTGGAAATACGACTGGACTTTATTCTATAAATCTTTCCACCGGACAGGCTACCTTGGTAAGACAAATAAGTTCAGCAGTAACAGGAATGGCAGTAGGTTTAGGTTTTTAA
- a CDS encoding class I SAM-dependent methyltransferase, protein MDFSQEHIDKIQLFVQDHLMEDPAQILLRYSGKVDFNLKFAVQQIQARQKAKSKIPKWYANESLLFPVSLSMEQASSEETANYKASLLSGETFADLTGGLGIDSYFIGRNFKKATYCERNEELFKISQHNLEKLSPAHFECINGDSIAWLKSRQDSLDWIFIDPARRGNSNQKLYKLSDCEPNVVDHAKLLVEKGENVMIKASPMLDIKQALKELPYIQQVIVLDVRNEVKEVLLIGGKSSNQQPVSISCVSLHPSFENGFRQFDFTFEEEEESFATLGSAEKYLIEPQSSILKAGGFQLFALRHNLKKLGSNTHLYTSTSISDQIPGRVFEILCEIHHPKKELNALVPDGKINVLTRNYSMGAEELKKKFRLKDGGNQFLIGAKEGANFKLWIGKLA, encoded by the coding sequence TTGGATTTCAGCCAAGAACATATTGATAAAATACAGTTATTTGTGCAGGACCACCTGATGGAGGATCCTGCACAAATACTTTTACGGTATTCGGGAAAAGTAGACTTCAATCTTAAGTTTGCTGTGCAACAGATTCAAGCCCGGCAAAAAGCCAAGTCAAAAATACCTAAATGGTATGCAAACGAGTCCTTACTATTCCCTGTCAGCCTTTCTATGGAGCAGGCCTCTTCAGAAGAAACGGCTAACTATAAAGCATCCTTACTTAGCGGAGAAACATTTGCAGACCTGACAGGAGGATTGGGAATTGACAGCTATTTTATTGGCAGAAATTTCAAAAAAGCCACGTACTGCGAACGAAATGAAGAGTTATTCAAAATTTCCCAACACAACCTTGAAAAGTTATCACCTGCTCATTTTGAATGTATCAACGGTGATAGTATAGCGTGGTTAAAATCTAGACAAGATTCATTGGATTGGATTTTTATTGACCCTGCCAGAAGGGGTAATTCCAATCAAAAATTATACAAGCTATCCGACTGTGAACCAAATGTTGTAGATCATGCCAAACTCCTAGTTGAAAAAGGGGAAAATGTCATGATCAAAGCTTCCCCCATGTTGGATATCAAACAAGCTTTAAAAGAGCTCCCCTATATACAGCAGGTGATCGTTTTGGATGTAAGAAACGAAGTAAAGGAGGTTTTATTGATAGGAGGAAAAAGCTCGAATCAGCAACCCGTTTCTATATCCTGTGTAAGCCTACATCCCTCATTCGAGAACGGCTTTAGACAATTTGACTTTACTTTTGAAGAAGAGGAAGAATCTTTTGCCACTTTAGGCTCAGCTGAAAAGTATCTTATTGAGCCTCAAAGCTCCATTTTAAAAGCTGGTGGCTTTCAATTGTTTGCCCTTCGCCATAATCTCAAAAAACTAGGAAGCAATACCCATCTTTACACAAGTACTAGCATTTCTGATCAAATCCCTGGAAGAGTTTTTGAGATTCTTTGCGAGATACACCATCCAAAAAAGGAATTAAATGCTTTGGTGCCAGATGGAAAAATCAACGTCCTCACCCGCAACTACAGTATGGGAGCTGAGGAACTGAAGAAAAAATTTAGGCTAAAAGATGGTGGTAATCAGTTTTTAATCGGTGCCAAAGAAGGTGCGAATTTCAAACTTTGGATTGGAAAATTAGCCTAA
- a CDS encoding lamin tail domain-containing protein, producing the protein MMWYVRKCIYVCLLICALNGTSHGQIQNFESPFRIVSAPEEFLPNWSANEVRGTAARVFQANGQGRNGSRALAVQPISGFNGQIFIRLDLTSYELPKLAFFARTGVNGTGNRAVEMFMAFSLNGGDSFDDRLQIGTSNTFPNALTSFRLFEVSVPEKYHGASEVFVRIEVNVGLGTGSAARFFMDDFGVFEMDEEVNPLQVTQARLLSPYQFLLEFDRPFILPVSDQVMPEGWSILQMVQQRERFLLLEIGQGLNLDRYALELVDMKDADGLVTGLINVEVDNGQAVLGDAWILSSTRLRLLFSQPFEPSSIVQTSIFSIAGQQPLAIDLLESGYAVDITLTQALSLGELIPVQVGPFRNSAGVTTANSQLSVMYQPTIVDLLVVDDKTIELYSNEPLTSFVGEFSFWEHATTVTHTILSDGKTIRLALDTPLEEFLVYELLVPLAFTSESVPVPGFSMDVIFDRTPPEITSVLALSINRLLVIFSEPIDRAFAMGLEQFQVDRRFPTRIEFTTNPNELILDFASPFQVDATYSLLYSGIVDLFGNFQEEGSFDFVFREQKTLAFKDIIINELMPAPRSGNTLPNVEYVELYNRTDEVLALEGLQWANSRRVTQIPAFVLPPKSYVLLTPRNQVHQFTAFGSVLGLTNWPALLNSADQVRLMDGNGRVLDSLSYTTANFGGSAFASGGYSLEIANPDILCDLPSNLRASTSPKRGTPGKTNAIFDLNPDRTLFVLERAIVLDSQRVSLTFSKILGDTGRMNIHITPSISIDHVSFGNSRTILEIQLDRPLEQGKPYQIEVDRLWDCTGRPLEETKNRAVIIWPFEALENEVVLNELLANPRTGTPRFVEIYNSSDKYLNLQDWKLANLNSAGEVANRRILFPEPFVIEPYEFLVFTTDAILLKQEYPKGKETRFVQVSSLPSYPISGGTVVLLNADETIAEFFTYHDRMHHRLLRDSRGVSLERLSAEVSSQDPANWTSAASSVGFASPGFKNSQSFLFESSELDIRIFPEIFVPEAPGEQGFTTITYQMEQAGMVGSIHIYGVDGRRVKEICQNAIWGLQGFYVWEGVDDFGRKVRPGYYIVFVEVFDLVGNLRQYKKTLAVGTRF; encoded by the coding sequence ATGATGTGGTATGTTCGGAAATGCATCTATGTATGCCTACTCATTTGTGCTTTAAATGGAACTTCTCATGGGCAGATTCAAAATTTTGAATCTCCTTTTCGAATAGTGTCCGCTCCTGAGGAATTCCTTCCCAATTGGTCCGCTAATGAGGTGAGGGGGACGGCTGCTCGTGTATTTCAAGCCAATGGTCAGGGACGAAATGGCTCCCGAGCATTGGCTGTACAGCCGATTAGTGGATTTAATGGGCAGATTTTTATTCGCTTGGACTTGACTTCGTATGAGTTGCCCAAATTAGCGTTTTTTGCTAGAACAGGAGTAAATGGGACTGGCAATCGGGCAGTGGAGATGTTTATGGCTTTTTCCTTGAATGGAGGGGATTCTTTTGATGACCGATTGCAGATTGGTACATCGAATACTTTTCCTAATGCTTTAACATCTTTTCGTTTATTCGAAGTATCTGTTCCGGAGAAGTATCATGGGGCATCAGAAGTGTTTGTGCGAATAGAAGTGAATGTTGGACTTGGAACTGGTTCAGCGGCTCGCTTTTTTATGGATGATTTTGGAGTCTTTGAAATGGATGAAGAGGTAAATCCCCTACAGGTCACCCAGGCTCGACTTCTGAGTCCTTACCAGTTTTTGTTGGAGTTTGATCGTCCTTTTATTCTTCCAGTAAGTGATCAAGTAATGCCAGAGGGATGGTCCATTTTGCAGATGGTCCAACAACGGGAGCGCTTTCTACTCCTAGAAATCGGCCAAGGCTTAAATTTGGATAGGTATGCTTTGGAATTGGTAGATATGAAAGATGCTGATGGATTAGTGACTGGATTGATCAATGTCGAGGTCGATAACGGTCAGGCAGTATTAGGAGATGCTTGGATACTTTCATCAACGCGTCTTCGTTTGCTATTTTCGCAGCCATTTGAACCTTCATCCATTGTTCAAACTAGTATTTTTTCTATTGCAGGGCAACAGCCCTTAGCTATTGATTTGTTGGAAAGTGGGTATGCTGTCGATATTACCCTAACGCAGGCGCTTTCACTGGGTGAGTTAATTCCTGTTCAAGTGGGACCATTTAGAAACTCAGCAGGTGTGACGACTGCAAATTCGCAGCTTTCGGTAATGTATCAACCAACAATAGTAGATCTGTTGGTGGTAGATGATAAGACTATAGAACTCTACTCCAATGAACCACTGACAAGCTTTGTGGGGGAATTTTCTTTTTGGGAACATGCAACGACTGTCACGCATACTATTTTATCCGATGGAAAAACAATTCGATTGGCATTGGATACTCCATTGGAGGAATTTTTGGTATATGAGCTTCTGGTGCCATTAGCATTTACGAGCGAATCGGTTCCTGTTCCAGGATTTTCCATGGATGTAATTTTTGACCGGACACCACCTGAGATTACTTCAGTACTTGCACTTTCGATTAATCGTTTGTTGGTGATTTTTTCTGAACCAATCGATCGAGCTTTTGCAATGGGTTTGGAGCAGTTTCAGGTAGACAGGCGCTTTCCTACACGAATAGAATTTACTACGAATCCAAATGAGTTGATTTTGGATTTTGCTAGTCCATTTCAAGTCGATGCTACTTATTCCTTGCTTTACTCTGGAATTGTTGATCTATTTGGAAATTTTCAGGAAGAAGGAAGTTTTGATTTTGTTTTTCGTGAACAAAAGACTTTGGCATTTAAGGATATCATCATCAACGAGCTGATGCCTGCACCTCGTTCAGGAAATACACTTCCCAATGTAGAATATGTTGAATTATACAATAGAACTGATGAGGTGCTAGCCTTGGAAGGTTTGCAATGGGCTAATTCTAGGAGGGTGACACAAATTCCCGCATTTGTACTCCCTCCAAAGTCATATGTTTTATTGACTCCCCGAAATCAGGTACATCAGTTTACAGCTTTTGGGTCTGTTTTGGGGCTAACAAATTGGCCCGCCTTGCTTAACTCTGCGGATCAGGTAAGGTTGATGGATGGGAATGGAAGAGTGTTGGACAGTCTATCGTACACCACTGCCAACTTTGGCGGGAGTGCCTTTGCTTCTGGAGGGTATAGTTTAGAAATAGCTAATCCCGATATCTTATGTGACCTGCCTTCTAATTTACGGGCCTCTACTTCACCTAAAAGGGGTACTCCTGGTAAAACCAATGCTATTTTTGATTTGAATCCAGATCGAACCCTGTTTGTTTTAGAGCGGGCCATTGTTTTAGATAGTCAGCGTGTGTCCTTGACTTTTTCTAAAATTTTGGGGGATACGGGTAGAATGAACATTCACATTACACCATCTATATCCATTGATCATGTCAGTTTTGGTAATAGTCGGACAATTTTGGAAATCCAATTGGATAGGCCTTTGGAGCAAGGGAAGCCTTATCAGATTGAAGTAGATCGATTATGGGATTGTACGGGAAGACCTCTAGAGGAAACCAAGAATAGAGCAGTCATTATTTGGCCATTTGAAGCATTGGAAAACGAGGTTGTATTAAACGAGTTGCTAGCAAACCCACGCACCGGTACACCACGATTTGTAGAGATCTATAATTCATCTGATAAATACCTGAATCTTCAGGATTGGAAGCTGGCTAATTTGAATTCAGCAGGTGAAGTGGCTAATCGTAGGATTTTATTTCCGGAGCCTTTTGTAATTGAACCGTATGAATTTTTAGTATTTACCACTGATGCAATACTTTTGAAGCAGGAATATCCGAAAGGGAAAGAGACTAGGTTTGTGCAAGTTTCGTCTCTGCCAAGTTATCCTATCTCAGGCGGAACAGTAGTACTTCTCAATGCTGATGAGACAATCGCTGAGTTTTTCACTTATCACGACCGAATGCATCATCGTTTGTTAAGGGATTCAAGGGGAGTGTCACTTGAGCGGCTAAGCGCAGAAGTTTCTAGTCAAGACCCTGCTAATTGGACTTCGGCTGCAAGTTCGGTTGGCTTTGCAAGTCCTGGATTCAAAAATTCCCAAAGCTTTTTATTTGAAAGTTCTGAACTTGATATCCGTATTTTCCCAGAAATATTTGTTCCAGAGGCACCTGGTGAGCAAGGATTTACTACGATTACTTACCAGATGGAGCAGGCTGGGATGGTAGGGAGTATCCATATCTATGGAGTTGATGGCCGAAGAGTGAAGGAAATTTGTCAAAATGCTATTTGGGGTCTACAAGGGTTTTATGTTTGGGAAGGAGTAGATGATTTTGGTAGAAAGGTTAGGCCAGGGTACTACATTGTTTTTGTGGAGGTATTTGATTTAGTGGGAAATCTGAGACAATATAAAAAAACACTTGCTGTTGGTACAAGATTTTAG
- a CDS encoding TraR/DksA family transcriptional regulator, which translates to MSQETKTAYSLEELKEFEEIILNKLAIAKEELTNLKESLSKKNDSGTDFTASTSKLLEDGADTLERESLNQLAARQQKFIINLENALIRIKNGTYGVCIDTGKLIAKERLKAVPHTMHSIEAKLAKK; encoded by the coding sequence ATGAGTCAGGAAACCAAAACAGCGTATTCGCTTGAAGAATTGAAGGAGTTTGAAGAAATTATCTTAAATAAATTAGCGATTGCTAAAGAAGAGCTCACCAATTTGAAAGAATCGTTGAGTAAGAAAAACGATAGTGGCACTGACTTTACTGCTTCTACTTCTAAACTATTAGAAGATGGTGCAGACACGCTGGAGCGTGAGAGTCTCAATCAATTAGCTGCAAGACAGCAGAAATTCATCATTAATTTAGAAAACGCTCTGATTCGCATCAAGAATGGGACATATGGCGTTTGCATTGATACGGGAAAGTTAATCGCTAAGGAGCGCTTAAAAGCAGTCCCACACACTATGCATTCTATTGAAGCCAAGTTAGCCAAAAAGTAA